DNA sequence from the Bremerella cremea genome:
TTCACCGGCGCGGAAAACACTTGGCAACAATTTCAACACTGGCTCAAAGGGAGCCTCACCCGGCTCGACTTGTTGCTTCGCATCCCCAAATTTACGATCCCTAGCTACGGCATTCACGGGATTCGTAGCTGTAATATTGGCACCTGGCTTTGCGATGTGGTTGCCATCAACGGCTGGAACGAGAAATTCGTCGGCTACTGGCGAGAAGACAGCGAATTCGCCACCCGTCTCATGCGAACCGGCGTGAAACGGCGCAACGCGCTTTATTCTGCCGTTTTGTTCCACATGGAACACGAAAAGGTCTTTAACCAGGAAGACTTCGACCGCAACAATGGGCTGCTCGAAGCCTCGAAGACCGGGCCAATCTACATCGAGAAGGGGCTCATGCCGCCGCCACGCCCTGAACCGGCCGAGATCCCTCCTTGTGCCCCTGTAACCATGTCGCTCAAGGCTGGTTAGCGGACCTCTGCCGCGATCAACTGCTGATAGAGCTCTGCAGTTTTGGCCGCAGCAACTTGGGCATTGAACTTCGTCCTCACGGTTTCCGAGGCAGATGCCCCCAGCCGCTGGGCTGCTTCCCGATCACCAAGCACTTCCGCCAGCTTTTCAGCCAGAGAAATCGGATCGTGCGGCGGAACCAAGTGCCCTCCCTGGGTTGCCTCAAGCAGTTCCGGGAAAGCCCCATGACGAGGCTGCACCACCGGTACCCCAGCCGCCAAGGCTTCCAGCACGAACAACCCTTTCGGCTCGCGATAGGTTGTCGGAACGGATAACACGTCGATCGATTTCAGAAACGCCAGTTTCTCGGCTCGATCGACCGTGCCGAGATATTCACAACCGTCAAAGTGTCCAGCAGCTTTTAGCTTCTCAAACTGCTCGTCGAGATATGGCTGCTGCTGTGGCCCCGCCCAACCGGCAATCTTGAGTTGGGCGTTTTCCATTCCAGGCATTGCCCGTAAATGCAGGAACGCATCGATCAACAGATGCAGCCCCTTCTCAGGCGCCATTCGCGCCAAATAGCCAATCGTAGGATGCCTTGCTGTCACC
Encoded proteins:
- a CDS encoding glycosyltransferase, with translation MKSSVIITTHNRSYYLDKVLYGYLHQEIPPDEVVIADDGSTDETPEIIQKYQALAPFPILHAWSPFGGVPQIAKARNNATRLCTSDYLIYTDGDCIPGPKFVADHLELAKPGYFIQGRRNFLRYSAFDSFTGAENTWQQFQHWLKGSLTRLDLLLRIPKFTIPSYGIHGIRSCNIGTWLCDVVAINGWNEKFVGYWREDSEFATRLMRTGVKRRNALYSAVLFHMEHEKVFNQEDFDRNNGLLEASKTGPIYIEKGLMPPPRPEPAEIPPCAPVTMSLKAG